From a single Nothobranchius furzeri strain GRZ-AD chromosome 9, NfurGRZ-RIMD1, whole genome shotgun sequence genomic region:
- the LOC139071751 gene encoding spectrin alpha chain, non-erythrocytic 1-like, giving the protein MEEGHFAGSEPSARQNILIHHVLTPDLLIQQQQVAPTDDETGKELVLALYNYQEKCPGEVTMKKGDILTLLNSTNKVVLLELASLAE; this is encoded by the exons atggaggaag gtcacttcgctggttcagaaccctcggcccgtcagaacattcttatccaccacgttctaacaccagacctgttaatccaacagcaacaagtggctccaactgacgatgagaccgggaaggagctggttctggctctgtacaaCTACCAGGAGaagtgtcctggagaggtcaccatgaagaagggcgacatcctcacgctgctcaacagcaccaacaag gttgttttacttgaactcgcgtctttagctgaatga